GAggagcttctgctgctgctcttcttgtACCTGGTGGCTCCTCCACAGCACGTCCATCCATCTGCCCGAGGCAGTGGCGAGGGGCGCCTGGGGAGCGACGGGTGGAGAGGCTGCACCCGGGGGAGCAGTGGCTCACCGCTGCAGGGGGGCAAACGGCAGGAACAAGGTGAGTTTCTTCTTCTGTTGGGGCCGAGCACCTGTGTTGCAGGGGCCGGCAAGGGCACGAGTTGAGAAGTGGTTTTGCTGAGATCTGGGATGTGGGAGGATCTTCACTGCGAGCTACAAGCAGCGGAAGTTGAAGGGGCTTTGAGGAGATGGAGTGTGGCAGGGGCCTTACCTCTTTACGTTAGAAAACAGCAGCTGCGCTGTTACTGAGGCTTTGGGTGAGAACCAGCTTGTTGGATTTCAGGTGTTCTGCCCTAAACggagggaggctggtgaggcCTCATTGCAGAAGGTTACTAGTACCTGCTGTGCATCCTTCCAGTGGTGGAGGAGGTGTCCTGGGATATGGTTTGAGATAAAATGTTGCTGATACTTTTGCTTTGAGTTCAGCACAATGACACAAAAGTTAACTCTGACCCAAACTTGCTCACTGTTTATTAGCTGGCTAAGTGAACAAAAATTTAAAGTTATATCATCATTGGGGTTGATGAAGTTCATGAAGAATGGAGGCAAAACCCTTACTCAGCAGCCTGCCTCGTCATCCAGCAGGAATTTAGCAAAACTTTCAGGTCTCGGGAGACCTGAGAAGAGCAGCGTGTGCGAGGACGTAACCGCACTTAAAGGCGGTGGCTGCCCTGGCCGCGGTGCGCTGCCGATGAGGCCGTGCTTCATTGGGTCAGGCAACGCGCAGCGGGCAGAGCCGGCAGCAGTGCCCACCGAGGGTTGTCGCTAGCAGAAAGTGGGCTAAGTACAGCAACCCAGCAACCTAAAGCCCAGCTCTGAGCAAGGGTATGGTGCTTTTTATCTCTTGCTTAGTCACCTCAGTGTTAGaaaatggtttttttcttttttttccacctcgGTGTCCCGGTCAGGGCGGTCTGGCTCGGAAACGTCCCGCtgtgtgggctggggcaggggctgtgctgggggccgCCGCTCCGGCCCTCCCCCTCTGACGGGTCATTATTTTTAACTACCCTTGAGAAACGTCAGTTTAAACTCCTAAGCCTTTTTACCAACTGGGACAAAAACCatgaaactggaggaaaaaatgactgtgtcTGTAAGATGGGGTCAGGGAGAAGTTAAAAATGTGCAGATATAAGGGGGGGGGCGAGAGGGGGACGGCCTCTGTCACCCTTCTGgttttcactcacctcctacttAAAATTCACCCGGGAAGGTAGGCAGAGGGACACAGCAGCTGCTAAAATTACGGGCTGGAAATCATTTTTAGCAGGCGCGAGCGCCTTGTGGTTTTCCTGCCGGttcgcgccgggccgcggccggcggcgctcctccgaggggccgggcggcgcaTGGGGCAGGCGGCAGCTGCTCGTGTTTAGGCTTCGCTGCAGTCATAAATTTTGCGTTAGTACTAAACAGTGCACGCTCCGCTCCAAAAGATGCAGTGTCTCAgggctgtgcctttttttttttttttttttccttcttctccctgcCAAAAGTCAGCGTTCggttaggattttatttttttggaagcagCGTTGCTATTAACTTGATGGTTGCCAAGGCCAAATAAAGTGCAAAGTGTCCTTGGAGGAAAGCTGCCTGGTTCTGTACATCCAGAGGAGCGGGATGCCAGCGCGTAATCTCGGCCCCGCGCCCCTTCACGTGGCTGGCGTATGTTGCCAAGCTCCTATAAAAGctcttgcttgcatttttttctaaagaccATCCCCTTGCTCAAACCGCCGCAGCTGCAGCGCGGGGTTTTCTgctccggcgcgggggcggctggCCCAAGCAGAAACCACCCCGGCCCAGCTCGCCTGAAGCGCGGTTATAAAAGCGGCACCCGGGGCCGAGCGTGGGGCGACGTGCGGCGTCAGCGCTGGCCCGCCGCCTGGGAAAGGGGGTTTCGCGTCTGAGGCCGCGAGCAGCGGGAGggctctgccccactgcccttcttcctccccatctTGGGGATGAGGCTGCCCAGCGCTGCGCCCTGACCGGCGGGGGCGACGCCGGCCCGTGCCGCCCTCGTGGGCAGGGCCCCTGGGCGAGGGGGCTTGCCGCTGTGCCGGGGAGCCGGAGGGTTAAAACAGCATCGCCCCAGCACGGCGCTGCTGAGCGAGGTCCGAGGCTCGACGAGACCCCAGATTGCTCATGTGCCGCCGCTGTAATTTGTCACCCTGATCTCCCCCCGTTTTATTACTTCAGTGTGCTTGCCTCTCAAGTCATAGCTTCAACACGTATCCTTCAGTCAATCCGTCTCTCCAAACCTGCCAGCAGTGTGTGTCTGGAGGATGAACTAACGATCTTGTCTGTGTTTAACACCCATTCACCTGAACAGCCCTTCTCCGCTGATCTGCGTATCGAGAGTGGCTCCAGCCGCCCACCCGTTGGCTCAGGCCAGTCCCCTGCCGTTAAGTCGCATCAATGGGATATTTTGGGAATTGATAATAGTcccaaaggggaagaaaacagcagcCAAAATGACTTGTGCCCATATGTTGCAAGCCTCAAACGGATGCAGAGCTTCAACAACCAGTGACGTTTTTACCCTATTCCAGTCCAGAGTAATTTACTAGGGCAAGGCTCTTTCCTCCTGGGAAAAGGCTTAATTTATATCCAGTTACTCTTTTTCTGTACGTACGGCTAGGGTACCTCAGCGGTAGGCTGCCGCCGCCAGCGGCCGGCCATCAGCGTAAAGGCGCGCAGGAGCGCCCGGGGCGAGCGGGGCTTCGTGCCTGCGTTGTACGAGCCGCACAGAGCAGCGGGAGCCTCACAGAAATGGACACACGGCAGAGCCGGACGAACAGGCGTAAAAATTGCACTGGGTCCTTGGCCTCCAGAAACTCTCCAACAACCTCTAACGTGCATCAGCTGGATGTCAACCTCCTGCCCTTCAGGACAAACTATAAAATGTGGTATCTTAGCTCTGTACCTTTTCAAGTCCTTAGTGCCATATTACAGTCACCGGTTTGTTAAAGCTAGAAGTGGGCTCAGACCAAACCTCTGCGTGAGCCTGAATGGCTCCGTCCAAACTTTGCAGCTTGCTTAAACTATTCTctattgtttaaaacaaattaaaacccaAGACAGCGGCAGACAACTCACAGCTCCCCCCTTAGCTTCCCCCATGAATGCAAAACCCTTGCACCGGGGGCTGTCACAGCTGAGGTCCCCGGGTTGACTCCTTGCCCACTAAAGCTAAAGGCAAAACTCCCAGTGTGGATAGCGATGTCTGAGGATTAAAATTCAATCCCTTTGGGAACGCCTCCCAAGCGAAGTAGAGGTCAATGATGAGTTtggaaatatattattattattaaatccattgatgtgttttgttctgtttgtaaaaCTAGCTGGCAATAAAAGGAATGAATTTCCTATGACTTTGTTCCAAAAAGTCCTTCCATGTCCATATATTTTATGGTATTCCTTAAGGAATGCTGCCAGATCATTTTAATTGGCTTAGCTTTTTATTAATCAGCATAATCAGTTTAATACAGGGTCCTTTCGGTAACAAAATTCGAAGCTTAAAGAAGCCCagagcagcccctctctgcctttgCTAGGTCTGGAACGCGACTACTTTTACGAGTTATAAATAAAGGGCTGGTGCTTGATGAGCAGCGGGAAACGCGCCCAGCGTGTTTGGGAGTCCTGTTTCTCAGTCTCCGTGATAACGAAGTTGCTGAGCCAGGTTTTCCTGCCGGGGCCGGGTTTCGGCagcgcggctgcggcggcggccagcccgGCCGGCGAGAGACGCTCgtcccgcggggcggccggccacGCTGCTTTCCCCGCGCTTCCTGCAGCGCCACCAGCTCGTGCCGAGGACGGAGCAAAGGGCGCTCGCCGACGCCGAGGTTTCCGGCAGGGCTCGTAGCTGGGCAAGGGCGTCTCTGAGCGGCCTGGCCGAAGCGCTGGGCTGGGGGGAAACGTGTTATGGGGTTTGTCGTGGGGTTTCTGCACCGTCCTGCTTTGGAGAAGGCTTCTGCCTTCCGCCGTCCTCCCCAGCAGCGCGGGCAGGAAAGCTCAAGAGGGAAGAAACGCGTGCCAGAAAAAACAAGCTGCAAAGGCCGTCTTTTCCATGCCGGCGGGTGAGGGCCTAGTGACAGGGAGGATGATGAAGCCGTTCAGAGACTGCCTCAGtcagcggggagggggagggaaaataaagatattttgacTTGAATAAATTTTCTCCTTGGACCGGAGTCAGGCTGGATTCGAGCGTAATTCCTTCAAGCTGCGCTCTTCCCCCAAAACCCTCATTTTTTAGCAGCCTGCCCGCGAGCGCCCGGCTcacgccgcggcggcggggcggccgtgcccgAGAGGCAGCCGCGatcccggctggcagcgggccggAGGTCtccctgcggccggggcgggtgtCCTGCGGCACAGCTGCACCGACAGAGGCTGCTCccgcgggaggcagcaggagcaaatTGGCCCAGCTGGCCTACGCTCTTTGAAGGTGTTACAAATTTGGGTGGTAAGACTAATGGCGTGACGTGATGCGCTTCACCTTCTGCACAGCATTCGACTTAGCGCCTCGTGgctttctggtttaaaaaaaaaaaaaaaaaaaaaagttaagtgtaACCTCAACAAAGCGCCGGAGGGCCGAACCGGAGCTTGACCCCCCGATGGCGCTCCGAAAGTAGTCCTGGAGCGGGGGCGTCGCGGGGCGGCCGCTGTTAGGTGGCCTCCTGATCAGCCCAGGCGGACCTTTTCATCAACGCCCACACGGAAGCGTTGCTGACAAAACTTACGGGCGGCTTGATGAGCAGCGGGCCAGGAGATACCGCCGAGCGCAGGAAACTGGGCGCAGCAGCGGGACGGGTGGGACGGGTTCGTGTGAGCAAAGCGGGTGTTTATGCCACCAACTGCAGCGCCGTACCTCCGAGCGCGCCGGTGCCGAGCCGGCGTTGCGCCGAAAACCCCCGCGGCTGAGGGACTTCAGGGCTGCAGGGATGAGAGACCCAGCGCGAACCGccactgcggggccgtggcaaAAAGGGCCGTTGTTACTGTTGGGTGTGGGAAGCAGGAAAAGGGGGGCAACACAGTCTTCAAAAGGCGAGGCAAGCAGTGGTGGGCCCCGCACGCTTCCAGGGACCGTTTCTGCAAAGACGTTGAACAACTCGGCAAGCCGCAGAAAAGAGCCACAGAAATGATCTGGATGGGAAGCAAATCCTGTATAGGGAGAGACTTTTTGGCTTActtggaaagagagggaaaaataaagcgCGAGAGTGAAAGGACTGAGAGTGGCTGCGTTGCAGTATGCAAGAGCAATGTGGGAAAAAACACCAGGTACCTAATATACCAGATGAAAGCGTAAAAAGCCCCAATACCTGGAAAGCGGGGTGTGCAAATTAAAGAGGGAAATGAGGACCAGCTTTCCACCACTGCGGAGGATTAACTTTGGGATGAGCTGCCAGCGGATGTGCCTCCTGGGCAAGACGACGTGCCTCTCTCCGGAGACGTGCCAGAAGAGTTACTTAGGCTAAGTGCAAGAGTAACTGCCTGACATTTAATGGCTTATAGCGTAGAGGCAGACAGACTAATATACCTTAATGCTCCCTTTTGggcttaaactgtataaaaaaCGCTCTTTGCTGATCTGAATCTTGGCTTCCCACCCCTCCCTGTCACTTCTTTTCTCCTATTCTGTTTTTGGAGGcgttattttctctctctctctctctcttcctgccccTTCTATTGGAAGTCTCTGTGTCTCTGCTTTTGCTGTGACGCTGCAGACCAAAAGTGGGATTGTTGGAGGTCGTGAGGGGACTTAGGTTCCCAGCTCCGTCTGAGCCCAGAACGAGCCGGGGGCCAAACTCCGGGGCTCTTGCAAAAGCCTCAGCCCAGAGCCCTGAAATCCGGGGCGGCGTTTGAACGGGTCAGAAGGAGCGCGCTTGCTGGTAGCGGGCTGCCTTGGGCTTTACTCCTTCATCTCGAGCACTCGGCTGACAGGGGTTTTATAAATACACACAACGATGACGACAAGTAAGAGAGTAAATATCTGGGTGCCGTGTCTGaattttctgcagtgaaaatcACCGAGGTCGTTTTACTGGCTGGTTATCTCGACGCCGCGAGCATCCAGACGGTTGTCTCCAACGGTTGTTATTAGATCCAGCAGGACATCCACCCTGTCCAGGAGAACCGTTAGTTTCCATTGCTGCTGGAGAGGTCCAGAGAGGTGGCCTTGCGCGTGTTCGTGTCGCACACGGAGCCGGCCCGTGAGCAAGGCCCCGCTTCGCTCCCGCCCTTGGGGGCCGGGTGGCAGCGGCAAAACCGCTCTCGATGTCCAGCCCGGCCGGTTACTGATGGGTGCGGCCAGTCTTCCAAAACGCCCCGGCTCCTCCCGCTGTGGAGAGGTTTCACATCGCATCGCgaagcccccgccgcccccggcagctcgccggccgcccggccgcagcccctTCCCTGCCGCGGCGCTACGCAAGCGGGAGCGGGACCGCCAGGGTGACTGCGGTATCCGACCACCAGCCTTGCTCATCGAAACGCCAAAAAGAAAAGTCTAATATGGCTAGAAAAGCTCATATTTGTCTTTAAAACTCCAGTCCAGCTTGAGGCTGCTTGGCCTGCTCAATCCCGCTCTCGCGCTGCGTCCTCTCCGTCGCCGGCACCGCTTGCAGGTGGCGCCCCACGCAACGCGTGCCGGCCGCCAGCTGGCCTTTCGCCTGCGTGCTTAATTGCCCGAAATTATTTCCGTGCGATCGGTAGAAAAACGCAGGGCGTGGGAGAGGCCCGGCTgctcggcggccggcgcggggctcggcgggcgccggccgGGAGGGCCGAGGGCGGCGCTGCCCACGGGGCCTGGAGCGGGCGCCCGCGGCAAGGGGCCGAGCGGCTGCCGACGTGCCCCCGTTTGCCGGGAAAGAGACCAACAGCGGTGAAATAggggcagccggggcgggggggtcagagcaggcaggaggtgggaggcgaAGGAGGGGGGAGCCCGTGGGCCAAGCGGCCCCCGCTCAAGCTGATAAGCTTTATAAGCTGAACATACCACAGCGGCCTCGTTCCCGCGGCTGGGGGGATTGTACCGGCTGTTGTTTTCAGAGGCATGGTTataagggacttttttttttttttttttttggacctggggaagggggaaCGGTGCTGGAGTGAATTAATAGCAGACTCTTTGTCCCTTTTTCTTGAGCAGCCCGGAAAGGGGTTGGGAACGTCGGGGAGCCTGAGCGCTACCTGgcacaaaaggaaaacagaaagcaagaataCCTGGCAGCGGTGAAAAAGATGTTTATACGGCCATTAGCGTGGAGTTAAACGCTAGCAGCTGTACTGCCCACCTTTACAGACGAACTCAGGTGGCGAATTTCCCTGCTTTTCAGGTTTGGAAAGCTGTTTGAAATCTGCCCCGTTTTCTGGAAGGGGTTGAAGAGAAGATCCAGTTTACGAAGTGTATTAAACGCCCATTCTTTTAAGAGAAGCCTCCAAGCTATATTTCACACGTGCAGTGCTTGAGGGAGCAAGGCACACGTACCTTCGACCCCGCTTCGTCTCTCCTGGGACTGCGAGGCCGCGTCggagccgctgctgctgctcctgccacgCTGCGTCCATGCGAGGGGGCGAACGGGGCTGAACGTCGGAAGGAAACCGGGGGAGAAAAGTTCACTTTCTTCTCTTGGCTACATTCACTTCACGAAAGCCTCCAGATGTAGCTCCTTTCGTCTGAGTGTTTCTGTCTGCTTCAGGCTGACATTTCCTTTAggagagagatgggcagagaTATTTATGgcaaaaaagataaattttaaaGCCTTTCTCAATCCAACCTCCAATGCTCTCTGCGGTTACTTGCATGTGTcattctttatatatttatataccaaCAAGAGAGCTGCTTCGCAGGCAGCTCGGCACGCACCGGGCGCCCCGGCGCTGCAGCCACGAAGCTGCACTGAAAACCCGCTTTTCCCCAAAAAACGTCTTGTGCTTGTGGGCCCCGCAGATGCTGCCTCCGCCGGGGCTTTTCGCCTGCGGACGGGGCCCAGCACCTGGCACTTGCACTGCCTCGTTTTCCAGGCCTGCTACCTTGTCTTTATGAGCACCATTTACTGCACCGGGAGGATGCTACGAGGGGGCAAGCAGCTCGTAGAAGTTTTACTTGACTCCGTAAATCCCTTTGAGCCCCCAGAAAACCATACGGGGAGGCTAGGAGGGGGCCAAACGCTGCCCTGGCGCTGGGCGAGCGCAAAGCGGGCGGCGCGTGCCTGCGAGCAGGAACGCGGCGCATGGATGcgcttaaaataactttaaacacAGCTAATTAGGACCAGCTTTTCAAACAAAAGGATCTGCAacgaattaaaacaaaaaaaaaaaagaaaaaagaagagcgaTACCAAAGGAGCTGCGGCGGTGCAGCGTGCCCTGCAGACGACAGTTGGTGGGGGCGTTTCAGCTGGTTTCCCGCCCACGGCCCAGCCCAGCGCCGCACGCACGGTGCTCGCGCTCCGCTGCCCCACGGACGCCGCCCCAGCGGTTTCCTGCTCGGTTTCCTCATTTACGGCACTGAAAGTGTGTTTGCCTTCGTGTCTTACTGCTCATACTGAAGCACAAACGCAGCCCTATCAGACCAGCCCAAAGAGCCCCCTGCTCCACTAACTTCTTTCCTACAATAGCTAGAAATAggtacttggggaaaaaaaatgccaaaaattgGGCGACTACACTTTTGCTGGTGCAGTCCCGCGCGTCTGGCTGCTCCTGTCTCTGGGGCTTCCTGAGCCAGGGTGATTAATAGCCCTTacaggatatttttaaatgtttttgcctacttgttttcattctcatttatttttttgaaagctCGAACATCCCACGACTACGGATTTCATAGCATGCTGCATGACATTTGTGTTTCATTATGCTACCTCAGATAATTTTATCCGAGGTTAAAGCACCGTAAAAAGCGACACCTGCTTTCCCCCTGCCCTTGTCCCTCGTCGTGTCGCGGGCCGTCATGTCATCGCGTCCCTCCGCGCTCATCTCCCTCCCGGGACGAGCAGGCCCCGGGCGTAGCGTAGCATCTCTCCTCGTGGGGAAACTGCTCCTCACCTCTCGTCTTGCCTGACTTTTTCAAGTTCTGCTTTATCCTTTTAGACATTGGGGTCCCAAAATGCATGCAGAATGGAGCGACAGGGGTAACGTAATGATGTTTTCTCTTTGGTTTGTTGTCCCTAATTCCCAACtctctatttgcttttttttgatTAACTCTTATGATCATTGAGTTGAAATAGCCACAGTAACGCCATGCTTGCATTCCTGACTGTGGGAGCTAATTTAAAACCTATTGTTGAATATGCACGATTTGGGGTGTCTTTCCATTTGTGCGCTATTTTGAATTTTCAACACAACTTCAGCTGCCAGTTTATCAGCCTGCCGCTGTGCGTCAAGGACTCTGTCAGCAACTCTCcatgtttggttttgcttttactaCTCCGAATCAGTGAGAAACACCACAACGATATTCGCTGCTCTATGGAAAGACAGACCAGTTTGATGAAGTTGGCTCAGTTCCTCCAAGCCCTGAAAGACGTCGGTGTGGGACAGTACTGGTGGTCCTTACTTAACTAAGCCATTTTACCTCAATTTAATTCAAACAATGCAAACACGTGGAGTAGACATACTCCCAAAGAAATTTGAGGCTATATCCACACCTTAGACCAAATGAGTGGGCAAGATGTTACTTGATACGTACAATCAATGTATGTATAAAAATAAGTCGTCTACCGGTTTTTTCACGTTCAGAAAGTTAAGCAGGGTACGTTGGGATGCGGTTTGCATTGGTTCTTTAACAAAGTGCGTTATCTGAGCCTGCTGTGTAGCCCAGCTTACTTTTGCATGTTTCCCTGATGAAGTTTCTACAGCTGCCCAAGATTTAATTGTATTGAGCTTGCAATGactgtgaaaattaaaatgagagtTATTGGTCTCGCTCAGAGGCTCGCTCAATAGTTCTTCCCTTCGTGAGGGTCCACGAGGAGTCACGCTGCTGGCACGGACGTCTTTGCAGCGGTTTGCGTTTGCAGGGTTGTTAGAGAAAGCCGAGGGTTTGTAGCAGCAGCCCCAGAGCGCCGGGGAGGTGGGTGCAcctgggggggagcgggggctcgcgggagcggggccggccagcacagctgcagcccgCAGCCATCGGCCCGCAGCCAATATAAGTGcagtgggggggaagggagcagctgctgctccttctctgaATTTCTACCTGAGGGCGACTCACCAAAAGCAGGTTTCCTCCCTGCTTCCACCCTTGCCCAGTCCAGTGGTATTTATCTATTTATCACTGTTTTGTTTGTAAATAGTGAGTTTTGAAGTCTTAATTCCTATTATTTCTCCAAGGTTTGGCTACGTTTTGTGTTCTTCTCTATGTTTTTTTGGCGAAAATCATCAAGGGCATAAGTATGTCCAACTCTTCTAAAGCCCATTGAATTGTGCCGGCTTATTGCATTGCAGAACTGTGTGGAAACCTTATAAAAAGCTGGCTGGAGTTAGATTTCTGATGCCTGCTGCCTAGATGTGCTCAGAAACTATATAAGAGAAAGCTTTCTTATGGTATTTTGGTATTCTGGTTTCTGTTCTCAGCTGGCCTAAAAAAGTCTggagtaaaaagtaaaataaaaattttggcttgcaccctacttcactTAAAACATCTATAAAGTTTTTGGCTCTAGTTTGCTTTCCCTGTAGGCACAGGTTTTGGTTGCATTAGCTGGGCATGCAAGCtctgtttctctccctccctccccacttttttttttaaggtaactaTGACTGCGTTTTTCCTTAGCTAAGCTCATGGAGCAGAAACAAAGTCTCCAGGGAATGCCCAGGGTCgctgctgcctctgtttttctCATCAGCCAGCTCTGAGTTATGTGACTGGATGGTGTTTTTAGCCAGGATGGCCAACCATGTTGTGTTCACTTGCAGGGAAGCACTGGCTGTCTTGACCCAACCTGGACTGCAGATCGGGGAAGCTCCAAATCCTCGTGAATGTGATTTGCCTCAACTTCAGTTTTGACCCAGTAAATACTGACTGAGGTAGGCTTTTTTCCCAGTATGTTCAATTACTAAAAAGTCTCCTAAAATTTATGGAAGAATTGAGAgggctttttttaaaacatcatttgaAAGAGGTTTTGCATTTTTGGGAGGCTGTATCAAGaaatgatttgggtttttttggtctaaAGTGTATTTGAAACAAGGATGGTGAACGAGAGCCATTGTGTTGCTTTCAAGAAGACAAAAGTGCTCTGTGAGCAGGTGCGGGCCCAAGAACTGGTGTTACTGAGAGAGGAGTTTTCGAAGGAGCTGTTTTCCATCATGCACAAGGTGAATActagaaaaaaagcaatgctGAATGTGATATTCTTTCTTCCAGGATCATAAATTGATCGTAAAGTACATGTTTCTGACAGGTGAGGGTGCTACGTTTCTCCAGCTCAGTTATGGGTTTTTAGTTCCTAGGGGGAAAGACCAGGTCGTTGGCATTTAGTGCTCAGGATGTTGGGCTCCTCCTCCTAGGGGCTCTCGTGTATATCTTTGTCGGGAAGGACACAGGCGAAGGAAGAGCCTTTTTTAGCATATCGACTATGTTGCACAGCAGGGACTGGACCGCACTGGGGAGCCCTGAGCAAGACTAAGCAAGAGCGAATGTGCTGAGTGTCTGACTGTCCAGGGCGTTAGGTCTAGCTCATATGCCGACTCATCTACTGGAATGATCTGAGATGGGTCTTCCCATATGATGTGACTACTTTTAAAAATGGTAGTGTTGGTGTATTGGTTAAATTGTCTTTCTACAAAGAATAACtaaaacaacttattttaaagTCTGAGTAATAGTGTGAAATCTCtaatatttttcttgaagtgGGAATTATTTGGCTTTTCTGAGTGGGGTGTTGCATTGTCTTCTGACTGCACTCACATAGAGTAGGAAGGCAAAACACCGGGAATGAAGAATGATGGAAATGCAGTTCGGCTGTTTTTGTTGATGTCATATTGTttgtgttaatttatttttttcagtttaaataaaaacattttttgtgagGGGCATCGTAGGAAATGTGGTAATAGGGGAAATAGGACTTTGCAGTTTGTCTACTCAACTTAGAGTGTTTTTTCTGATCTCAGTGGAAAGCTAAATCTGAAAAGTGTTGGTGTTTGGGTAGCTCCCAGTTCTTCTGGTGCAAAGATGTATTTCAGATCTGAACTTGGCTTTATGATGCTGCTTGCTAGGGGAAACTGTACTATTGGCAAGTTTAAtattgaaaagtaattttttttaacgaCCATTTACCAACTAGCTGTGAATACGCTTTTCACTTTTATGGGGTTCAGCTGGGAGGATGTTCTTCATTATTTGATGAaatagtcacttttttttttccccagcacttcAGGACCTCATGATTCCTTGGCCAAAATCCCCCCTTGCCCCGCACATGTGTGCATGCGCGCACACACGTATTCTCTCCCTCTCATGCGGACTGAAGGAAAACAGCACTCCTATCTTCCCAGAAATCCATCTTGCTGTATAGTGTAAATTGTGGCCCTAAGACATAGAGCTCTACGTGTCCAATATGCATCACGTTTGTAGTGAAAAATCACAGGCCTAGAACTGTGTGCTGGTATGTccattaaaaaatagattttcttttttaaagtttttaaagaagGGGTGCTCTGGTGTTAGAGGCAATGTATTTAAAGTCCAAAGTTAATTCCATGGCCGCCTTATATTTTAAGAATTTCCAGACACGATGATATTGGCAGTCTTAACAGAAAAACCACTTGCAATTGAACTTTGACTGGGGGTGTAAGAGTCTTATTGCTGATAAGCAACAAACATATAGTAGGTATAGTTCTTGCCAACTTTTAGTGTTGACAGAGGATGAATTAGATGTGATCCTGAAAATCATAGCTGATGCAACTTAATGACTTTTAAATATCATAAACGTTCTTCTCCGTTGTAGCTACCTTTTGGCACTTGAGCTTTCCTCTGCAACTATTAGGGCTAGAAATCTTTTATTAAGCTAGATGATGCCACGCTGTTTGAAAACTGAGAGTTGGCTCGGTCAGCCTAAGCTGGTCCCTGGCGGAGACGCCTTCGGGTGAAAGCTTTGCCCCCTGGACTACGGCCCGGCCTGGTGCGGATGAAGGTCTGTGCTGCAGCGGGGAGCCGCTCCTGCTGCGGTggtgggggccgcgggggccccggGGCAGGCTTGCACCGcgagccccgggctggggctggcctgctggCCGCTGCCGGCTCGTGCTGGTGAACCCAGAGCGAAACTCGGAAGGAACTCACTCAAGAAAAGCATAcaacttcttgctcttttttgcagtattttaatacAGCATTAAAATGCTATGATACTAGAGGAAAGCCGTATACTATCCAGCAAATAAGGCACATGTCGGAATGCCATTTTATGGACAATCCACAACAGAGGTTTTACAGTCTCTTTAGCAATGTAGACACCAGATAAGTGAGCTGTCATCTTGATTGCTGCAGCAGAACTGGCACCTCTGAGGCCTTTGTCc
The sequence above is drawn from the Struthio camelus isolate bStrCam1 chromosome 7, bStrCam1.hap1, whole genome shotgun sequence genome and encodes:
- the LOC138067867 gene encoding uncharacterized protein — protein: MRRVPARRHAPPALRSPSARAAFGPLLASPYGFLGAQRDLRSQPREESELFSPGFLPTFSPVRPLAWTQRGRSSSSGSDAASQSQERRSGVEENGADFKQLSKPEKQGNSPPEFVCKGFASHPDHFCGSFLRLAELFNVFAETVPGSVRGPPLLASPFEDCVAPLFLLPTPNSNNGPFCHGPAVAVRAGSLIPAALKSLSRGGFRRNAGSAPARSEVRRCSWWHKHPLCSHEPVPPVPLLRPVSCARRYLLARCSSSRPKPRGAKSNAVQKVKRITSRH